A single region of the Ziziphus jujuba cultivar Dongzao chromosome 10, ASM3175591v1 genome encodes:
- the LOC132799757 gene encoding uncharacterized protein LOC132799757 yields MAWRQMLFKGSPISQPLSPTGFARFFSKPSPYAVKVGIPEFLNGIGKGVESHAAKLETEVGDFQKLLVTRTLRLKKLGIPCKQRKLILTHAHKYRLGLWRPRAVPMKS; encoded by the exons ATGGCATGGAGGCAAATGCTCTTCAAGGGGAGCCCAATTTCTCAACCCCTTTCACCAACTGGGTTCGCTAGATTCTTCTCCAAGCCATCCCCTTATGCAG TGAAAGTTGGAATTCCAGAATTTTTAAATGGAATAGGCAAAGGGGTGGAATCCCATGCGGCTAAGCTTGAAACCGAGGTGGGCGACTTCCAGAAACTGCTTGTCACTCGAACGCTCAGGCTAAAGAAACTTGGCATCCCTTGCAAACAG aggAAGCTGATATTGACACACGCCCACAAGTATAGGCTGGGACTATGGAGGCCTCGAGCGGTACCAATGAAATCCTAA